A part of Leishmania major strain Friedlin complete genome, chromosome 11 genomic DNA contains:
- a CDS encoding putative lanosterol 14-alpha-demethylase, translated as MIGEFFLLLTAGLALYGWYFCKSFNTTRPTDPPVVHGAMPFVGHIIQFGKDPLDFMLNAKKKYGGVFTMNICGNRVTVVGDVHQHNKFFTPRNEILSPREVYSFMVPVFGEGVAYAAPYPRMREQLNFLAEELTVAKFQNFAPSIQHEVRKFMKANWNKDEGEINILDDCSAMIINTACQCLFGEDLRKRLDARQFAQLLAKMESCLIPAAVFLPWILKLPLPQSYRCRDARAELQDILSEIIIAREKEEAQKDSNTSDLLASLLGAVYRDGTRMSQHEVCGMIVAAMFAGQHTSTITTTWSLLHLMDPRNKRHLAKLHQEIDEFPAQLNYDNVMEEMPFAEQCARESIRRDPPLIMLMRKVLKPVQVGKCVVPEGDIIACSPLLSHQDEEAFPNPREWNPERNMKLVDGAFCGFGAGVHKCIGEKFGLLQVKTVLATVLRDYDFELLGPLPEPNYHTMVVGPTASQCRVKYIRKKAAA; from the coding sequence ATGATCGGCGAGTTCTTCCTTCTCCTGACCGCCGGCCTGGCACTGTACGGCTGGTACTTCTGCAAGTCCTTCAACACGACCCGCCCCACCGATCCGCCGGTCGTTCACGGCGCGATGCCTTTTGTGGGTCACATCATCCAGTTCGGCAAGGATCCGCTGGACTTCATGCTGAACGCGAAGAAGAAGTACGGCGGCGTATTCACCATGAACATCTGCGGCAACCGCGTCACCGTCGTTGGCGACGTTCACCAGCACAACAAGTTCTTCACCCCGCGTAACGAGATTCTCTCCCCGCGTGAGGTCTACAGCTTCATGGTGCCCGTCTTTGGCGAGGGCGTCGCCTACGCCGCGCCATACCCGCGCATGCGCGAGCAGCTCAACTTCCTGGCCGAGGAGCTGACTGTGGCCAAGTTTCAGAACTTCGCTCCGTCGATCCAGCACGAGGTGCGCAAGTTTATGAAGGCGAACTGGAACAAGGACGAAGGCGAGATCAACATCCTCGACGACTGCAGCGCCATGATCATCAACACCGCTTGCCAGTGCCTCTTCGGCGAAGACCTGCGCAAGCGCCTGGACGCGCGCCAGTTCGCACAGCTGCTGGCCAAGATGGAGAGCTGCCTCATCCCCGCCGCTGTCTTCCTACCGTGGATTCtgaagctgccgctgccgcagtcctaccgctgccgcgacgcCCGCGCTGAGCTGCAGGACATCCTCAGCGAGATCATAATCGCTCgcgagaaggaggaggcacAGAAAGACAGCAACACGTCGGATCTGCTCGCCAGTCTGCTCGGCGCCGTGTACCGCGATGGCACCCGCATGTCTCAGCACGAGGTGTGCGGAATGATCGTTGCCGCCATGTTTGCTGGCCAGCACACGTCCACTATCACCACCACCTGGTCCCTGCTGCATCTGATGGATCCACGCAACAAGAGGCACCTCGCGAAGCTGCATCAGGAGATCGACGAGTTCCCGGCGCAGTTGAACTACGACAACGTCATGGAGGAGATGCCGTTCGCGGAgcagtgcgcgcgcgagtcGATCCGCCGTGACCCGCCGCTCATTATGCTCATGCGCAAGGTGCTGAAGCCAGTCCAGGTGGGCAAGTGCGTCGTGCCGGAGGGTGACATCATCGCCTGCTCGCCGCTCCTCTCGCACCAGGATGAGGAGGCGTTCCCAAATCCGCGTGAGTGGAATCCGGAGCGCAACATGAAGCTCGTCGACGGCGCCTTCTGCGGCTTCGGTGCTGGCGTGCACAAGTGCATCGGCGAGAAGTTTGGCCTCCTTCAGGTCAAGACGGTGCTGGCGACGGTCTTGCGCGACTACGACTTTGAGCTCCTCGGCCCACTACCGGAGCCGAACTACCACACCATGGTGGTGGGCCCGACAGCCAGCCAGTGCCGCGTGAAGTACATCAGGAAGAAGGCGGCTGCTTAG